The Paramisgurnus dabryanus chromosome 3, PD_genome_1.1, whole genome shotgun sequence genome includes a window with the following:
- the cldni gene encoding claudin i, whose amino-acid sequence MGAAGVHMVCMALGILGFIATIVTIAVPKWRVSAFIGQNIITAQSQEEGLWMECVVQSTGQQQCKAYESLLILGSDLQAARAMTIISGLLTCLSMLILCAGADFTTCIENEDVKPKVSLVSAVGLLLAGLLLIIPVSWAANNVVRDFNNQLIPQSNKRELGACIFVGWAGGVLLLLAGGLLCCFSRPRSGGSSGTAKYYSNSASAPNKNYV is encoded by the exons ATGGGCGCTGCTGGTGTACATATGGTTTGTATGGCATTGGGAATCTTAGGTTTCATTGCTACCATTGTGACCATTGCTGTTCCAAAATGGAGGGTTTCTGCCTTCATTGGCCAGAATATTATTACTGCCCAG TCTCAAGAAGAGGGCTTGTGGATGGAGTGTGTGGTCCAAAGTACCGGACAGCAGCAGTGTAAGGCTTATGAATCGCTGCTCATCCTGGGCTCTGACCTTCAGGCAGCCCGTGCCATGACCATTATCAGTGGCCTCCTCACTTGCCTGTCAATGCTCATCCTGTGCGCCGGCGCCGACTTCACCACTTGCATTGAAAACGAGGATGTGAAACCCAAAGTGAGCCTGGTGTCCGCTGTCGGGCTGCTTCTCGCAGGTTTGCTGCTGATAATCCCCGTCAGCTGGGCTGCTAACAATGTGGTGCGTGATTTCAACAATCAGTTGATCCCTCAATCTAATAAGAGAGAGCTGGGTGCCTGCATCTTTGTGGGCTGGGCCGGAGGCGTCCTGCTGCTGTTGGCCGGAGGTCTGCTGTGCTGCTTCAGCCGACCCCGCTCTGGAGGATCTAGCGGGACAGCTAAATACTACAGCAACAGCGCCTCTGCTCCAAACAAGAACTATGTGTAG